In a single window of the Acidobacteriota bacterium genome:
- a CDS encoding ATP-binding cassette domain-containing protein, which yields MSEPNTVHTAGKRLRRLATDTFATVAGELVLDDVDCLWWVESGEVDVFVVELEGDRVVSSYKHVTRAEAGRLLFCVDGTGESRLQLRLKGLPGFRVQRLPLPGVLESLSPSAFAQETDLWVEALSECVARDVPLLPRVDIAVRTGEEVLIAPQAAVSAHRGIVWLPTRRVGAFLGTGHTGPDMPEFMPVTPCTWMTFGATAEVSTISSLDLVRQGRLEGALREFHRMVLAAERLTRRLASIDVANLQVDSAKLREGAADEARRELRRIAQPGRGLSGPPLGGSPLMQALRPIGRREQIRFVEPEGVEPTLEGILIASGVRAREVDLSSESNWWNGDSFSMLAFRREDGRPVALLPSAIGPYRIIDPSAGGSKRLNGADVARLEDGAWVFYRPFPPRPVTTKDVAFMAGHRLPMEAARFAAAGLLVGLCAFFPPFAVGLFADWVMPAGSRELLWSLTAVMLVVALFGVLMTLQQTSTLLRVEARAATRLGAAVWDRIVALRPSSLRGYSAGELTSRALVFHSLRERASNVVTSALVSVLFLFPTLFFLFSYDPALAGVSLTVGLAAAAAIVGLAVMQFAPQRRHVDARQRLAGTLSQLIAGIGKLRSSGAEDSAFAFWARGYVRQKRAEIQVNRLNELAVAITASIPGAASAILLATTLLLDSGDMTAGAFFVIYATSMMFFGATTRLGATVQALSSIIPEYQQVKPLLALAPDVRDDVAGGGEVDLRGDLRFERVGFAHPDSDAAALDDVSLHIRPGEFAAIVGESGAGKSTLLNLALGLEEPTRGAVYYDDHDVAQLNRRTLRRQLGVVSQNGSLQPGSVLTNIIGVARDLTEENAWEAARLAAVDEDIRQMHMGMHTPVGDTGAFSGGQMQRILIAAALVRKPRVVFLDEATNWLDNKSQALVMESIGRLAATRVVIAHRLSTIRAADTIHVLEKGRLVQSGSYEDLAREPGAFQRLIARQLLEPGTMTEGEQA from the coding sequence ATGTCTGAACCGAACACGGTCCACACAGCCGGGAAACGGCTCCGGCGGCTGGCCACCGACACGTTCGCCACGGTCGCGGGCGAACTCGTGCTCGACGACGTCGATTGCCTCTGGTGGGTGGAGTCGGGCGAGGTGGATGTCTTCGTCGTGGAGCTCGAAGGCGATCGGGTCGTCTCGAGCTACAAGCACGTGACCCGCGCCGAGGCGGGGCGCCTGCTCTTCTGCGTGGACGGGACCGGGGAGTCCCGTCTGCAACTGCGCCTGAAGGGGCTCCCGGGGTTCCGCGTGCAGAGGCTTCCCCTTCCGGGCGTTCTCGAGAGCCTGTCGCCGAGCGCCTTCGCGCAGGAGACCGACCTGTGGGTCGAGGCCTTGTCGGAATGCGTGGCGCGCGACGTCCCACTGCTGCCGAGAGTCGATATTGCCGTCCGGACGGGAGAGGAGGTCCTGATAGCACCGCAGGCGGCAGTCTCGGCCCATCGCGGTATCGTATGGCTTCCGACCCGCCGGGTGGGGGCGTTCCTGGGGACCGGTCACACCGGACCGGACATGCCCGAGTTCATGCCCGTTACGCCCTGCACCTGGATGACCTTCGGCGCGACCGCGGAGGTTTCCACCATCTCGTCCCTGGACCTCGTCCGACAAGGGCGGTTGGAAGGCGCCTTGCGGGAATTCCACCGCATGGTGTTGGCGGCGGAACGACTGACCCGGAGGCTGGCCTCGATAGACGTCGCCAATCTGCAGGTCGACAGCGCGAAGTTGCGCGAGGGGGCAGCGGACGAGGCGCGACGCGAACTCCGACGCATCGCGCAGCCCGGTCGCGGCCTGTCCGGCCCGCCCTTGGGCGGCTCCCCGCTGATGCAGGCCCTCAGGCCGATCGGCCGGAGGGAGCAGATACGTTTCGTGGAACCCGAGGGGGTGGAGCCGACCCTCGAGGGCATTCTCATCGCCTCGGGGGTGCGGGCGCGCGAGGTCGATCTCTCGTCCGAGAGCAACTGGTGGAACGGGGACAGCTTCTCGATGCTGGCGTTTCGGCGCGAAGACGGCCGTCCCGTCGCCCTGCTCCCGAGCGCCATCGGCCCCTATCGAATCATCGACCCCTCGGCGGGCGGCTCGAAGCGTCTGAACGGTGCGGACGTGGCGCGGCTGGAGGACGGGGCCTGGGTCTTCTATCGGCCGTTTCCACCCCGTCCGGTCACGACGAAGGATGTGGCCTTCATGGCGGGGCACCGCCTGCCGATGGAGGCGGCGCGCTTCGCGGCGGCGGGCCTCCTGGTCGGCCTGTGCGCCTTCTTTCCCCCCTTCGCCGTCGGACTGTTCGCGGACTGGGTCATGCCGGCCGGAAGCCGGGAGCTCCTGTGGTCGCTGACGGCGGTGATGCTGGTCGTGGCGCTCTTCGGCGTCCTCATGACCCTGCAGCAGACCTCGACGCTGCTCCGGGTCGAGGCGCGCGCCGCCACCCGCCTCGGCGCAGCGGTCTGGGACCGCATCGTCGCCCTGCGGCCGAGCTCCCTGCGGGGCTATTCCGCGGGGGAGCTGACCTCGCGCGCCCTGGTGTTCCACAGCCTGCGGGAGCGTGCGTCGAACGTCGTCACGAGCGCGCTCGTCTCGGTCCTGTTCTTGTTTCCCACCCTGTTTTTCCTGTTCTCGTACGACCCCGCGCTCGCCGGCGTCAGCCTGACCGTCGGCCTTGCCGCGGCCGCGGCGATCGTCGGGCTCGCGGTCATGCAGTTCGCGCCACAGCGACGCCATGTCGACGCGCGCCAGAGGCTCGCCGGGACCCTGTCCCAGCTCATCGCCGGCATCGGCAAGCTGCGATCGTCCGGCGCCGAGGACAGCGCGTTCGCATTCTGGGCGCGAGGCTACGTCCGTCAGAAGCGGGCGGAGATTCAGGTGAACCGCCTCAACGAGCTGGCGGTCGCGATCACCGCGAGCATTCCCGGGGCGGCGTCGGCGATCCTGTTGGCGACGACCCTGCTCCTGGACTCCGGGGACATGACGGCGGGCGCGTTCTTCGTCATCTATGCCACGTCCATGATGTTCTTCGGCGCAACCACGCGCCTCGGCGCGACCGTGCAGGCCCTGTCGTCGATCATTCCGGAGTATCAGCAGGTGAAGCCGCTGCTCGCCCTCGCCCCGGACGTGCGCGACGACGTCGCCGGGGGGGGCGAGGTCGACCTGCGGGGCGACCTGCGTTTCGAACGGGTCGGCTTCGCCCACCCGGACAGCGACGCGGCCGCCCTCGACGACGTCTCGCTGCACATACGTCCGGGAGAGTTCGCCGCGATCGTCGGCGAATCCGGCGCCGGGAAGAGCACGCTGCTCAATCTCGCCCTCGGTCTCGAGGAGCCCACCCGCGGCGCCGTCTACTACGACGACCATGACGTGGCGCAGCTCAATCGGCGAACGTTGCGGCGCCAGCTCGGCGTCGTCTCCCAGAACGGGAGCCTCCAGCCGGGATCGGTGCTGACCAACATCATCGGGGTTGCCCGCGACCTGACGGAAGAGAACGCGTGGGAAGCGGCGAGACTCGCTGCCGTCGACGAGGACATTCGCCAGATGCACATGGGCATGCATACGCCGGTCGGAGACACCGGGGCGTTCTCGGGCGGGCAGATGCAGCGAATCCTCATCGCCGCGGCGCTGGTTCGCAAGCCTCGCGTCGTGTTCCTCGACGAGGCGACCAACTGGCTCGACAACAAGTCGCAGGCCCTGGTGATGGAGAGCATCGGAAGGCTGGCGGCAACCCGGGTGGTCATCGCCCATCGGCTGTCCACCATTCGAGCGGCGGATACCATCCATGTATTGGAGAAGGGGAGGCTGGTGCAGTCGGGCTCGTACGAGGATCTCGCCCGCGAGCCCGGGGCGTTCCAGCGTCTCATTGCCCGACAGCTTCTGGAGCCGGGTACGATGACGGAGGGAGAACAGGCATGA
- a CDS encoding ATP-binding cassette domain-containing protein, which translates to MDWTRYFVARGRTPSFQQVHSSECGAACLGIVLAHHGCWVSMDELRSRCGVNRDGCTGRGLQLAAEHYGLRATGWRREPRHLRKMRLPAILFWEFDHFLVLEGFRGSRYLLNDPANGYRTVSHDYFNARFTGVVLEFEPTPGFEKRGERPSLRRQLGPWFRRHRLRLLFCALCGLVLVAPGIGLPLLLRAFVDNVLVDREASGTPIVVGVCALTALTFGVTWLQQRSLRNLNVTVSVEQAERFITKMFRLPIEYFQSRFAGDLTQRTLLIDAIAGAGSLHLSRMLIDLCMCLAFLVAMVALDPLTATLVAVIGAVGLLALRAVSRFRLDHNHRMRREQGQLAGISNFAARNLYSIRAAGNEDDFFASWTGYQTRELVARQRFRELGLVSAGVPTLMTILGSAVVLGAGGQRVITGALSLGDLMALYFIANSFLVPVAGLLLSADVIHVLDADLRRVNDVVEAQDDPWVVARDGTRADGIATIDGRLRLAGHLVLRNVSFGYKPYGTPLLHGFNLSVRPGQRVALVGPSGSGKSTVALLISGAYRPWDGEVLFDGRPREGIPHRIFSESVAVVNQQISLFAGSVRENLTMWNRAVPDELVIAAARDAGIHGDIARRPLNYSARVEEGGTNFSGGQRQRLEIARALVTRPSLVVLDEATSSLDAALEAEIDDALRRRGCACLIIAHRLSTVRDCDEIIVLAKGRIIQQGSHDELIRDRDGLYRHLVANQ; encoded by the coding sequence GTGGATTGGACAAGGTACTTCGTAGCTCGAGGCCGGACCCCCAGCTTCCAGCAGGTCCACTCCTCGGAGTGCGGCGCCGCCTGTCTCGGCATAGTGCTCGCGCACCACGGATGCTGGGTGAGCATGGACGAGTTGCGATCCCGGTGCGGAGTCAACCGGGACGGCTGCACGGGCCGGGGCCTGCAACTGGCGGCGGAGCACTATGGGCTGCGGGCGACGGGCTGGCGCCGGGAGCCGCGCCACCTTCGGAAGATGCGGCTTCCAGCCATCCTGTTCTGGGAGTTCGACCACTTTCTGGTGCTGGAGGGTTTTCGCGGCAGCAGGTACCTGCTCAACGACCCCGCCAACGGCTACCGCACCGTTTCCCACGACTACTTCAATGCCCGCTTCACCGGCGTCGTCCTGGAGTTCGAACCGACTCCGGGCTTCGAGAAGCGCGGCGAGCGGCCGAGCCTGCGCCGGCAGCTGGGCCCGTGGTTCAGGCGGCATCGGCTGCGCCTTCTGTTCTGCGCGCTATGCGGCCTCGTGCTGGTCGCGCCCGGCATCGGCCTGCCGCTGCTGCTGAGGGCCTTCGTCGATAACGTGCTCGTCGATCGCGAAGCGTCCGGCACCCCCATCGTCGTGGGCGTGTGTGCGCTGACCGCGCTCACCTTCGGCGTGACGTGGCTGCAGCAGCGGAGCCTGCGCAACCTCAACGTCACAGTGTCCGTGGAACAGGCCGAGCGCTTCATCACAAAGATGTTCCGCCTGCCCATCGAGTACTTTCAGAGCCGCTTTGCCGGGGACCTGACTCAACGCACGCTGTTGATCGATGCGATTGCCGGCGCAGGCTCGCTGCATCTCTCCAGGATGCTGATCGACCTCTGCATGTGCCTTGCCTTCCTCGTCGCCATGGTCGCCCTCGACCCGCTGACCGCGACGTTGGTGGCGGTCATTGGGGCCGTAGGCCTGCTGGCCCTGCGGGCAGTCTCGCGTTTCCGTCTCGACCACAACCACCGGATGCGCCGCGAACAGGGGCAACTGGCCGGGATCAGCAACTTCGCGGCGAGGAACCTCTATTCGATACGTGCGGCGGGCAACGAGGACGACTTCTTCGCAAGCTGGACCGGGTACCAGACCCGGGAGCTCGTGGCCCGGCAACGGTTCCGTGAGCTGGGGCTGGTCAGCGCCGGGGTGCCGACGCTCATGACCATCCTCGGCAGCGCCGTCGTGCTGGGAGCCGGGGGCCAACGCGTGATAACGGGGGCGCTGTCACTGGGCGATCTCATGGCTCTCTACTTCATTGCCAACAGCTTCCTGGTCCCGGTAGCCGGGCTCCTGCTGTCCGCGGACGTGATTCACGTGCTCGACGCGGACCTGCGGCGCGTCAACGACGTGGTCGAAGCGCAGGACGACCCGTGGGTGGTTGCAAGGGACGGCACGCGGGCGGACGGGATCGCGACGATCGACGGCCGGCTGCGCTTGGCCGGCCACTTGGTGCTGCGCAACGTTTCCTTTGGGTACAAGCCGTACGGAACACCGCTGTTGCATGGCTTCAACCTGTCGGTGAGACCGGGGCAACGGGTGGCGCTCGTCGGCCCGAGCGGGTCGGGCAAGTCGACGGTGGCGCTGTTGATTTCCGGTGCCTACCGGCCGTGGGACGGGGAGGTGCTGTTCGATGGACGTCCGCGCGAGGGAATCCCCCACCGGATCTTCAGCGAGTCGGTGGCGGTCGTGAACCAACAGATCTCCCTGTTCGCGGGCAGCGTGCGCGAGAACCTGACGATGTGGAACCGTGCCGTTCCCGACGAGCTTGTCATCGCCGCCGCGCGGGATGCAGGCATCCACGGGGACATCGCCCGCCGTCCCCTGAACTACTCGGCGCGGGTCGAGGAAGGCGGTACGAACTTCAGCGGGGGCCAGCGGCAGCGGCTGGAGATCGCGCGCGCCCTCGTCACCCGGCCTTCGCTGGTCGTCCTGGACGAGGCGACGAGCTCGCTGGACGCGGCACTGGAGGCGGAGATCGACGACGCGTTGCGCCGGCGCGGCTGCGCATGCCTGATCATCGCCCATCGCCTCAGCACAGTGCGCGACTGCGACGAGATCATCGTGCTGGCGAAGGGACGCATCATCCAGCAGGGCAGCCACGACGAGCTGATCCGGGACAGGGACGGTCTGTACCGACACCTGGTCGCCAACCAGTAG
- a CDS encoding phytanoyl-CoA dioxygenase family protein, translated as MARREVRQLTTEPAPGRVPAEPGRRRSVDEGVRGRTMTDSATEETGDGANPMNRDDELSPELEDLGLRTYAAELADSGLTVVPPQVTGCSAPSVRGLADLVLRRATEFIGCGFTLEGGPDADLEYHPDAEPVNIVVRTGNRPKQVVIQRLASYHRAFRDLAVHPVAVALARHLIGEARTRFSHHQSFIKWQDESGYGSTLGLHADQTAVPEPWGRTAFVANATWCLTDYTMEGGALAYVPGSHLRDGKPEGTEAALEAVPVEAEAGSLIVCHGATWHGAYPRKIPGLRLCVTNLYRHLMVTSQEDLRHSLDRSLADDCRNPELFRELAGFNDGFPYVTQRRPVRVVS; from the coding sequence ATGGCGCGCCGCGAGGTCCGACAGCTTACCACGGAGCCGGCGCCGGGCCGGGTCCCGGCAGAGCCGGGAAGAAGGCGTAGCGTGGATGAAGGTGTGCGGGGAAGGACCATGACGGACTCGGCCACGGAAGAGACAGGAGACGGAGCGAATCCCATGAATCGTGACGACGAGTTGAGCCCGGAGTTGGAAGACCTGGGACTGAGGACCTACGCGGCGGAACTCGCGGACAGCGGCTTGACCGTGGTTCCTCCGCAAGTTACCGGCTGCTCGGCGCCGTCGGTACGTGGCCTGGCGGACTTGGTGTTGCGGCGGGCGACGGAGTTCATAGGCTGCGGGTTCACGCTGGAAGGCGGCCCGGATGCCGACCTCGAGTACCACCCGGACGCGGAGCCGGTAAATATAGTGGTTCGCACCGGGAACAGGCCGAAGCAAGTCGTCATTCAGCGACTCGCCAGCTATCACCGTGCGTTTCGAGACCTCGCCGTGCACCCCGTTGCGGTAGCGCTGGCGCGGCATCTGATCGGTGAGGCCCGAACACGCTTCTCGCACCACCAGTCCTTCATCAAGTGGCAGGACGAATCGGGGTACGGCTCGACGCTGGGATTGCATGCCGATCAGACGGCGGTTCCCGAACCCTGGGGGCGGACGGCGTTCGTGGCGAACGCGACCTGGTGCCTCACCGACTACACCATGGAGGGCGGGGCCCTCGCCTACGTTCCGGGCTCTCATCTTCGTGACGGCAAGCCCGAGGGCACCGAGGCGGCACTGGAGGCGGTGCCGGTCGAAGCTGAGGCCGGGAGCCTGATCGTCTGTCACGGGGCGACCTGGCACGGTGCGTATCCGAGGAAGATTCCGGGTCTGCGGTTGTGCGTGACGAACCTCTACCGGCACCTGATGGTCACTTCCCAGGAGGATCTGCGTCACTCGCTGGATCGCAGCCTCGCCGACGACTGCCGGAATCCGGAGTTGTTCCGGGAACTCGCCGGATTCAACGACGGATTCCCCTATGTGACGCAGCGCAGACCCGTCCGGGTGGTGTCGTAG
- a CDS encoding NHLP leader peptide family natural product precursor, giving the protein MKTAGQMRIHLLEKATEDEEFRARLLADPHGAIKEELGVGIPEGLKIKVLEDSAHTTNIVLPPRARLKASELESVSAASWANDRGEDDNDRWNNAPQWWDANDYDE; this is encoded by the coding sequence ATGAAGACCGCAGGGCAGATGCGCATTCACCTTCTGGAGAAGGCGACGGAGGACGAAGAGTTCAGGGCCAGACTGCTCGCAGATCCGCACGGTGCGATCAAGGAGGAGTTGGGTGTCGGCATTCCGGAGGGATTGAAGATCAAGGTGCTGGAAGACAGCGCGCATACCACCAATATCGTGCTTCCGCCGAGGGCGAGGCTGAAGGCGTCCGAGCTGGAGTCCGTCAGCGCCGCCAGCTGGGCCAATGACCGCGGTGAAGACGACAACGACCGCTGGAACAACGCCCCGCAGTGGTGGGACGCCAACGACTATGACGAGTAG